In Enterobacter cloacae, the following are encoded in one genomic region:
- the tatC gene encoding sec-independent protein translocase protein TatC — MAVDDTQPLIAHLIELRKRLLNCIIAVFLIFLCLVYFANDIYQVVSAPLIKQMPLGATMIATDVASPFFTPIKLTFWVSLIASAPIILYQVWAFVAPALYKHERKLVIPLLVSSSLLFYIGMAFAYFVVFPLAFGFLTHTAPEGVQVSTDIASYLSFVMALFMAFGVAFEVPVAIVLLCWVGVTTPEDLRKKRPYILVGAFVVGMLLTPPDVFSQTLLAIPMYCLFEVGVFFSRFYVGKRRPQDDEDDESEKTTEE, encoded by the coding sequence ATGGCAGTAGATGATACTCAACCGCTCATTGCACATCTCATTGAGCTGCGTAAGCGCCTGTTAAACTGCATTATTGCAGTTTTCCTCATTTTCTTGTGCCTGGTCTATTTCGCCAACGATATCTACCAGGTGGTTTCTGCACCGCTGATTAAGCAGATGCCGCTGGGCGCAACAATGATTGCAACGGATGTTGCTTCGCCGTTCTTTACCCCCATCAAGCTGACCTTCTGGGTTTCGCTGATTGCGTCTGCGCCCATTATTCTTTATCAGGTCTGGGCCTTTGTGGCTCCGGCGTTGTATAAGCATGAACGCAAATTAGTTATCCCGCTGTTGGTATCCAGCTCGCTGTTGTTCTATATCGGCATGGCGTTTGCTTACTTTGTGGTCTTCCCACTGGCCTTTGGTTTCCTGACACACACCGCGCCGGAAGGGGTTCAGGTATCGACGGACATCGCCAGTTATCTCAGCTTTGTCATGGCGCTGTTTATGGCGTTCGGCGTTGCGTTCGAAGTGCCGGTGGCGATAGTGCTGCTCTGTTGGGTGGGGGTTACGACGCCAGAAGATCTGCGCAAGAAGCGTCCGTATATCCTGGTGGGGGCATTTGTAGTGGGTATGCTGCTGACTCCGCCGGATGTCTTCTCGCAAACGTTGCTGGCAATACCGATGTACTGCTTGTTTGAAGTCGGTGTGTTTTTCTCGCGTTTCTACGTGGGTAAGCGACGTCCACAGGATGACGAAGACGACGAGTCTGAAAAGACCACTGAAGAATAA
- the tatB gene encoding sec-independent protein translocase protein TatB: MFDIGFGELLLVFVIGLIVLGPQRLPVAVKTVVGWVRALRSLASTVQNELAQELKLQEFQESLKKVEKASMDNLTPELKASMDELREAAESMKRSYSINDPEKASDEANTIHNPVVKDNEAQREGVTPASAGHQAAAPEQTPQETEVKKQVQPEEPVVKAAEAKPAVPVSESSPSSSDKA; the protein is encoded by the coding sequence GTGTTCGATATTGGTTTTGGTGAGTTGCTGCTGGTCTTCGTGATTGGTTTGATCGTGCTGGGGCCGCAGCGTTTACCTGTTGCGGTGAAAACCGTCGTCGGGTGGGTGCGTGCGCTTCGCTCGCTGGCAAGTACCGTTCAGAACGAGCTGGCGCAGGAGCTTAAGCTTCAGGAATTTCAGGAAAGCCTGAAAAAGGTTGAGAAGGCGAGCATGGATAACCTGACGCCGGAACTGAAGGCCTCGATGGATGAGCTGCGTGAAGCGGCGGAGTCCATGAAGCGTTCTTACAGCATCAATGATCCTGAAAAGGCGAGTGATGAAGCTAACACCATCCATAACCCGGTGGTGAAAGATAACGAAGCGCAGCGAGAAGGTGTAACGCCAGCCAGCGCCGGGCATCAGGCTGCCGCGCCAGAACAGACGCCGCAGGAAACTGAAGTGAAAAAGCAGGTGCAGCCGGAAGAGCCCGTTGTAAAAGCGGCTGAAGCAAAACCCGCCGTACCCGTTTCCGAATCATCCCCCTCGTCGAGTGATAAAGCGTAA
- the tatA gene encoding sec-independent protein translocase protein TatA, whose amino-acid sequence MGGISIWQLLIIAVIVVLLFGTKKLGSIGSDLGASIKGFKKAMSDDESKQDKSSQDADFTAKSISDKQDDAKKEDAKRHDKEQV is encoded by the coding sequence ATGGGTGGTATCAGTATCTGGCAATTGTTGATCATTGCCGTCATCGTCGTGCTGCTGTTTGGCACGAAGAAACTCGGTTCTATCGGTTCCGACCTCGGCGCATCTATCAAAGGCTTTAAGAAAGCCATGAGCGATGATGAGAGCAAGCAGGATAAATCCAGCCAGGATGCTGACTTTACTGCGAAATCCATCTCTGACAAGCAAGATGACGCCAAAAAGGAAGACGCTAAACGCCACGATAAAGAGCAGGTGTAA
- the ubiB gene encoding putative protein kinase UbiB yields MTPGEIRRLYFIVHTFLSYGLDELIPKMRITLPLRIWRRMLFWMPNRHKGQPLGERLRLALQELGPVWIKFGQMLSTRRDLFPPNIADQLALLQDRVAPFDGGRAKKQIEEAMGNIPVETWFDDFDIEPLASASIAQVHTARLKENGKEVVIKVIRPDILPIIKADMKLIYRLARWVPRLLPDGRRLRPMEVVREYEKTLIDELNLQREAANAIQLRRNFEDSPMLYVPEVYSDYCSQNMMVMERIYGIPVSDVVALENQGTNMKLLAERGVQVFFTQVFRDSFFHADMHPGNIFVSYEHPENPKYIGIDCGIVGSLNKEDKRYLAENFIAFFNRDYRKVAELHVDSGWVPADTNVEEFEFAIRTVCEPIFEKPLAEISFGHVLLNLFNTARRFNMEVQPQLVLLQKTLLYVEGVGRQLYPQLDLWKTAKPFLESWIKDQVGIPALVRYLKEKAPFWIEKMPEIPELVYDSLRQNKNLQHSMDKIARELQSSRVRQGQSRYLFGIGATLLLSGTLLLINRPDWQMMPAWLMAGGVVVWLAGWRKTR; encoded by the coding sequence ATGACGCCTGGTGAAATTCGCCGCCTCTATTTTATCGTCCACACCTTTTTGAGTTACGGGCTAGACGAACTTATCCCCAAAATGCGCATTACGCTGCCGCTTCGGATCTGGCGGCGGATGTTGTTCTGGATGCCAAATCGTCATAAAGGTCAGCCGCTGGGTGAACGTCTGCGTCTGGCGCTACAGGAGCTTGGCCCGGTATGGATCAAGTTTGGGCAGATGCTTTCTACCCGTCGCGATCTCTTCCCACCAAACATTGCCGACCAACTGGCACTGTTGCAGGATCGCGTTGCCCCGTTTGACGGGGGAAGGGCGAAGAAACAGATTGAAGAAGCGATGGGCAATATCCCCGTCGAAACCTGGTTTGACGATTTCGACATTGAGCCTTTGGCATCAGCCTCCATTGCTCAGGTACACACGGCGCGTCTGAAAGAAAACGGCAAAGAGGTGGTTATCAAGGTTATTCGCCCGGATATCCTGCCGATAATCAAAGCTGACATGAAGCTTATCTACCGCCTGGCCCGCTGGGTTCCACGCTTGCTGCCTGATGGCCGTCGACTGCGTCCAATGGAAGTGGTGCGGGAATACGAAAAAACGCTGATTGATGAACTTAATCTGCAGCGTGAAGCAGCAAACGCCATTCAGCTGCGTCGTAACTTTGAAGACAGCCCGATGCTGTATGTGCCTGAAGTCTATTCTGACTACTGTAGCCAGAATATGATGGTGATGGAACGTATCTACGGGATCCCGGTATCGGATGTGGTTGCGCTGGAAAACCAGGGCACCAACATGAAGCTGCTGGCCGAGCGTGGCGTGCAGGTCTTCTTCACCCAGGTGTTCCGCGACAGCTTTTTCCATGCGGATATGCACCCGGGCAATATCTTCGTGAGTTACGAACACCCTGAGAACCCGAAGTACATCGGTATTGACTGTGGCATTGTGGGCTCGCTGAACAAAGAAGATAAGCGCTATCTTGCCGAGAACTTCATCGCCTTCTTTAATCGCGACTACCGTAAGGTGGCCGAGCTGCACGTAGATTCAGGCTGGGTTCCGGCGGATACTAACGTCGAAGAGTTTGAGTTTGCTATCCGTACCGTATGTGAACCGATTTTTGAAAAACCACTGGCGGAGATCTCCTTCGGCCATGTTTTGCTGAACCTGTTTAACACCGCCCGCCGCTTCAATATGGAAGTGCAACCGCAGTTAGTTTTACTTCAGAAAACATTACTTTACGTTGAAGGCGTAGGTCGTCAGCTCTATCCTCAGTTAGACTTATGGAAAACCGCGAAACCTTTCCTGGAATCCTGGATTAAGGATCAGGTTGGCATTCCGGCGCTGGTGCGCTATCTGAAAGAGAAAGCCCCGTTCTGGATTGAAAAAATGCCTGAAATTCCTGAGCTGGTTTATGACAGTTTGCGTCAGAACAAGAACCTTCAGCACAGCATGGATAAAATCGCCCGCGAGCTTCAGTCCAGCCGCGTTCGCCAGGGACAGTCACGCTATCTCTTTGGTATTGGGGCGACATTGCTGCTGAGCGGTACGCTGTTGCTGATCAATCGCCCGGACTGGCAGATGATGCCTGCCTGGCTGATGGCTGGCGGGGTTGTTGTCTGGCTCGCAGGCTGGAGAAAAACGCGCTGA
- a CDS encoding SCP2 domain-containing protein — MPFKPLVTAGIENVLNAFLYRAPALKSARQRLNGKVLRIVLKEFSTPLVLVFSERQLDVLGEWEGEADCSVITHMSVLPKLRDRQQLTALIRSGELEVEGDIQVVQNFVALSDLAEFDPAELLAPFIGDIAAEGIGKAIHGGSAFLRKSLQRQQRYASEVLTEEWRMAPGPLEVAWFAEETAAVERAVDALTKRLEKLESK; from the coding sequence GTGCCCTTTAAACCCCTGGTCACCGCAGGCATTGAGAATGTACTGAATGCCTTTCTGTACCGCGCACCTGCGCTGAAATCCGCACGTCAGCGGCTTAACGGAAAGGTACTGCGTATCGTTTTAAAAGAGTTTTCGACACCGCTTGTGCTGGTCTTCAGCGAACGTCAGCTCGACGTTCTGGGTGAGTGGGAAGGCGAGGCGGACTGCTCGGTCATTACGCACATGAGCGTGTTACCAAAACTGCGTGACCGCCAGCAACTGACCGCGCTTATCCGCAGCGGTGAACTGGAAGTTGAAGGCGATATTCAGGTCGTGCAGAACTTCGTTGCGCTTAGCGACCTGGCCGAGTTTGATCCGGCAGAACTGCTCGCGCCCTTTATTGGCGACATTGCTGCTGAAGGGATCGGTAAAGCGATTCATGGTGGTTCGGCTTTCCTGCGCAAAAGCCTGCAGCGACAGCAGCGCTATGCGTCAGAAGTGCTGACCGAAGAATGGCGCATGGCACCCGGGCCGCTGGAAGTGGCATGGTTTGCGGAAGAGACTGCCGCTGTTGAACGCGCGGTTGATGCCTTAACCAAACGGCTGGAAAAACTGGAGAGCAAATGA
- the ubiE gene encoding ubiquinone/menaquinone biosynthesis C-methyltransferase UbiE → MVDDSQDTTHFGFQTVAKAQKADMVAHVFHSVAAKYDVMNDLMSFGIHRLWKRFTIDCSGVRRGQTVLDLAGGTGDLTAKFSRLVGESGRVVLADINDSMLKMGREKLRNIGVVGNVEYVQANAEALPFPDNTFDCITISFGLRNVTDKDKALRSMYRVLKPGGRLLVLEFSKPVIEPLSKAYDAYSFHILPRIGELVANDAESYRYLAESIRMHPDQDTLKAMMQDAAFENVEYFNMTAGVVALHRGYKF, encoded by the coding sequence ATGGTTGACGATTCACAAGACACGACGCACTTTGGCTTTCAGACTGTCGCCAAAGCGCAGAAAGCTGACATGGTGGCCCACGTATTTCATTCCGTGGCGGCGAAGTACGATGTGATGAATGACTTAATGTCATTCGGCATTCATCGCTTGTGGAAGCGCTTCACCATCGACTGTAGCGGTGTGCGTCGTGGACAAACGGTGCTGGATTTAGCGGGTGGTACGGGCGATCTGACCGCGAAATTCTCCCGTCTGGTAGGGGAAAGCGGTCGCGTTGTTCTGGCCGATATCAACGACTCCATGCTGAAAATGGGACGCGAGAAGCTGCGTAACATCGGCGTTGTGGGTAATGTGGAATATGTACAGGCCAACGCTGAAGCTCTTCCGTTCCCGGATAATACCTTTGACTGCATCACTATCTCGTTTGGCCTGCGTAACGTTACGGATAAAGACAAAGCGCTGCGTTCCATGTACCGCGTGCTGAAGCCGGGCGGACGCCTGCTGGTGCTTGAGTTCTCCAAACCGGTTATCGAGCCGCTGAGTAAAGCCTACGATGCCTATTCATTCCACATTCTGCCGCGTATTGGTGAGCTGGTGGCAAACGATGCAGAAAGCTACCGCTATCTGGCAGAGTCTATTCGTATGCACCCGGATCAAGACACGTTGAAAGCCATGATGCAGGATGCGGCATTTGAGAACGTTGAGTACTTCAACATGACGGCCGGTGTCGTCGCGCTGCATCGTGGTTACAAGTTCTGA
- a CDS encoding DNA recombination protein RmuC: MDISILIYAVIALVGVGIGWLISSYQHAQQKADQLAEREEMVAELSAAKQQLAQGSHWRDECELLNNELRNLRDINTSLEADLREVTTRLESTQLHAEDKIRQMINSEQRLSEQFENLANRIFEHSNRRVDEQNRQSLNSLLTPLREQLDGFRRQVQDSFGQEARERHTLAHEIRNLQQLNAQMAQEAVNLTRALKGDNKAQGNWGEVVLTRVLEASGLREGYEYETQVSIENDARSRMQPDVIVRLPQGKDVVIDAKMTLVAYERYFNAEDDYIREAALQEHIASVRNHIRLLGRKDYQQLPGLRSLDYVLMFIPVEPAFLLALDRQPELITEALKNNIMLVSPTTLLVALRTIANLWRYEHQSRNAQQIADRASKLYDKMRLFVDDMSSVGQSLDRAQDNYRQAMKKLSSGRGNLLAQAEAFRSLGVEVKREINPELVEQATAQDEEFRLREGHAEQKTNSEDNDLTADLSPEEEPTRFFRGG, encoded by the coding sequence GTGGATATCTCAATCCTGATTTATGCGGTGATTGCGCTGGTGGGTGTGGGTATAGGCTGGCTGATTTCCAGCTACCAGCACGCGCAGCAGAAAGCCGATCAACTGGCAGAACGCGAAGAGATGGTCGCGGAGTTAAGCGCGGCAAAACAACAGCTTGCCCAGGGTTCGCACTGGCGCGACGAGTGTGAGTTGCTCAATAACGAACTGCGCAACCTGCGCGACATTAACACCTCACTGGAGGCCGATCTCCGCGAAGTGACCACCCGCCTTGAATCTACCCAGCTGCATGCGGAAGATAAAATCCGCCAGATGATCAACAGCGAGCAGCGCCTCAGTGAGCAGTTCGAGAACCTTGCGAACCGCATTTTTGAGCACAGCAACCGCCGCGTTGACGAACAAAACCGCCAGAGCCTGAACAGCCTGCTGACACCGCTGCGTGAACAGCTTGACGGTTTTCGTCGTCAGGTGCAGGACAGCTTTGGCCAGGAAGCCCGCGAGCGTCACACGCTGGCGCATGAAATTCGTAATCTCCAGCAGCTGAATGCGCAGATGGCGCAGGAAGCAGTCAACCTGACGCGCGCCCTGAAAGGGGATAACAAAGCGCAGGGTAACTGGGGCGAGGTGGTACTGACCCGCGTGCTGGAAGCTTCTGGTCTGCGTGAAGGGTATGAATACGAAACGCAGGTCAGCATTGAGAACGATGCCCGCTCGCGCATGCAGCCGGATGTGATTGTGCGGTTGCCGCAGGGCAAAGATGTGGTGATTGACGCCAAAATGACGCTGGTGGCCTACGAGCGTTACTTCAATGCAGAGGATGATTACATTCGCGAGGCGGCGCTGCAGGAACATATTGCCTCTGTACGTAACCACATTCGTCTGCTGGGCCGAAAAGACTATCAACAGCTGCCGGGTTTGCGTTCTCTGGACTACGTGCTGATGTTCATCCCGGTAGAGCCCGCATTCCTGCTGGCGCTCGACAGGCAGCCAGAACTGATTACTGAAGCACTGAAAAATAACATTATGCTGGTAAGTCCCACCACGTTGCTGGTGGCCTTACGTACCATTGCGAACCTGTGGCGCTACGAGCACCAGAGCCGCAATGCGCAGCAGATTGCCGATCGCGCCAGCAAGCTGTACGACAAAATGCGCCTGTTCGTGGACGATATGTCCTCGGTTGGGCAAAGCCTTGACCGCGCGCAGGATAACTACCGTCAGGCAATGAAAAAGCTCTCCTCCGGGCGCGGCAATTTGCTGGCGCAAGCCGAAGCGTTTCGCAGCCTGGGGGTGGAGGTCAAACGCGAGATTAATCCGGAACTGGTGGAACAGGCCACGGCTCAGGACGAAGAATTCCGTCTGCGAGAAGGTCATGCTGAACAAAAGACAAACAGTGAAGACAACGATTTAACGGCGGATTTATCGCCAGAAGAGGAGCCGACGCGTTTCTTTCGCGGTGGTTGA
- a CDS encoding uridine phosphorylase has translation MSKSDVFHLGLTKNDLQGATLAIVPGDPERVEKIAALMDKPVKLAAHREFTTWRAELDGKAVIVCSTGIGGPSTSIAVEELAQLGIRTFLRIGTTGAIQPHINVGDVLVTTASVRLDGASLHFAPMEFPAVADFECTTALVEAAKSVGATTHVGVTASSDTFYPGQERYDTFSGRVVSRFKGSMEEWQSMGVMNYEMESATLLTMCASQGLRAGMVAGVIVNRTQQEIPNAETMKQTESHAVKIVVEAARRLI, from the coding sequence ATGTCTAAGTCTGATGTTTTTCATCTCGGCCTCACTAAAAACGATTTACAAGGGGCTACGCTCGCTATCGTCCCTGGCGATCCTGAGCGTGTGGAAAAGATCGCCGCGCTGATGGATAAGCCGGTTAAGCTGGCAGCCCATCGTGAATTCACCACCTGGCGCGCTGAGCTGGATGGCAAAGCAGTGATCGTGTGCTCGACCGGTATCGGCGGCCCGTCTACTTCTATTGCAGTTGAAGAGCTGGCGCAGCTGGGCATTCGTACTTTCCTGCGTATCGGTACCACCGGTGCTATTCAGCCACATATCAATGTCGGCGACGTGCTGGTCACCACCGCGTCTGTGCGTCTGGATGGAGCAAGTCTGCACTTTGCGCCAATGGAATTCCCGGCAGTGGCTGATTTCGAATGTACCACTGCACTGGTTGAAGCCGCGAAATCCGTGGGGGCAACGACTCACGTGGGCGTGACCGCCTCTTCTGATACCTTCTACCCAGGCCAGGAGCGTTACGACACCTTCTCTGGTCGCGTCGTGAGCCGTTTTAAAGGCTCAATGGAAGAGTGGCAGTCTATGGGCGTAATGAACTACGAAATGGAATCTGCAACACTGCTGACCATGTGCGCAAGCCAGGGTCTGCGTGCCGGTATGGTGGCAGGCGTTATCGTCAACCGTACTCAGCAAGAGATCCCGAACGCCGAGACCATGAAGCAGACTGAAAGTCATGCGGTGAAAATCGTGGTTGAAGCCGCTCGTCGCCTGATCTAG
- a CDS encoding carboxymethylenebutenolidase, whose translation MTQKTNFAPAAAPLASTIVSTSEESILAGETSIPSQGDNMPAYHARPKSADGPLPIVIVVQEIFGVHEHIRDLCRRLALEGYLAVAPELYFRQGDPNDYSDIPTLFSNLVSKVPDAQVLADLDHVASWAARNGGDPHRLMVTGFCWGGRISWLYAAHNPQLKAAVAWYGKLVGEKTLNSPKHPVDIATDLNAPVLGLYGGQDTGIPLDTVETMRHALRAANAKAEIVVYPDAGHAFNADYRPGYHVESAKDGWERMLAWFSQYGNKK comes from the coding sequence ATGACTCAGAAAACCAATTTTGCGCCTGCCGCCGCCCCTCTTGCTTCGACCATCGTCTCCACCTCTGAAGAATCGATCCTGGCCGGTGAAACCTCCATTCCCTCGCAGGGCGATAATATGCCTGCTTACCACGCACGGCCAAAATCCGCTGACGGCCCGCTGCCTATCGTGATTGTGGTTCAGGAGATTTTTGGCGTTCACGAACATATTCGCGACCTCTGCCGTCGACTGGCTCTGGAAGGGTATCTGGCCGTTGCACCAGAGCTCTATTTCCGCCAGGGCGATCCGAATGATTACAGTGATATCCCTACGCTTTTCAGCAACCTGGTCAGCAAAGTGCCAGATGCGCAGGTGCTGGCCGACCTTGACCACGTTGCCAGTTGGGCGGCGCGTAACGGTGGCGATCCGCATCGCCTGATGGTGACCGGTTTCTGCTGGGGTGGCCGTATTAGCTGGCTGTATGCCGCGCACAATCCACAGCTCAAAGCCGCCGTGGCCTGGTACGGTAAGCTGGTGGGTGAGAAGACGCTGAATTCACCGAAGCACCCTGTTGATATCGCAACAGACCTGAATGCACCGGTTCTGGGGTTGTACGGCGGACAGGATACGGGTATTCCACTCGATACCGTGGAAACGATGCGCCATGCGCTGCGTGCAGCCAACGCAAAGGCTGAAATTGTGGTGTATCCGGATGCCGGGCACGCCTTTAATGCCGATTATCGTCCGGGCTATCACGTGGAATCCGCTAAAGATGGCTGGGAGCGTATGCTGGCCTGGTTCAGCCAGTACGGTAATAAGAAATAA
- a CDS encoding cysteine hydrolase: MTQYVFQAQPFALPFAPHSTALVMIDMQRDFVEAGGFGEALGNDVSRVRCAIEPCKNVLAAARSQGMLVIHTREGHRADLSDCPAAKLTRGGKTFIGEPGPMGRILVRGEAGHDIIPELYPVAGEPVIDKPGKGAFYQTDLHLILQNHGIKTLIVCGVTTEVCVTTTVREANDRGYECIIPEDCVGSYFPEFQKYALEMIKAQGAIFGWVSHSSAIQEGLKG; encoded by the coding sequence ATGACGCAATACGTATTCCAGGCTCAACCTTTTGCTCTGCCATTTGCCCCCCATAGCACCGCTCTGGTGATGATCGACATGCAGCGTGATTTTGTGGAAGCCGGTGGGTTTGGTGAAGCGCTCGGTAACGATGTTTCGCGGGTTCGTTGCGCCATCGAGCCCTGTAAAAACGTGCTCGCAGCAGCCCGCAGTCAGGGAATGCTGGTGATCCATACCCGTGAGGGGCACCGCGCAGACCTTAGCGATTGCCCGGCAGCCAAGCTCACCCGCGGGGGCAAAACCTTTATCGGCGAACCCGGCCCAATGGGGCGTATTCTGGTGCGCGGGGAAGCGGGCCACGACATTATTCCAGAGCTCTACCCTGTCGCGGGCGAACCGGTTATCGATAAACCGGGCAAGGGTGCGTTCTATCAGACTGACCTGCATCTCATTTTACAGAACCACGGCATTAAAACGCTGATTGTCTGCGGCGTCACCACTGAAGTTTGCGTCACCACGACCGTTCGCGAAGCTAACGATCGGGGTTACGAGTGCATTATCCCGGAAGACTGTGTCGGCTCTTATTTCCCGGAATTCCAGAAATATGCGCTGGAGATGATCAAGGCACAGGGTGCCATTTTCGGCTGGGTCAGCCATTCCTCCGCCATTCAGGAAGGCCTTAAGGGCTAA
- a CDS encoding carbamate kinase, with product MSRPLAVVAVGGNALIQDDRRNSIPDQYDAVIESVEHITDMVEAGWDLVLTHGNGPQVGFILRRSELASGEVAPVPLDYAVGDTQGAIGYMFQKALHNALARRGIHKPVIALVTQTRVSEEDDAFANPTKPIGAFLDEATARERQQQLGWTLMEDAGRGWRRTVPSPSPLEIIEHNTIAQLVKQGYIVIACGGGGIPVVRDAQQQLKGVEAVIDKDRASALLASQLQADLLLIPTGVEKVAINFGTPRQQWLDTLTVEQAQALVQEGQFGVGSMQPKVEAILDFVNTSQQQGKYASGLITSPQAIKAALSHQSGTWITP from the coding sequence ATGAGCAGGCCATTGGCTGTCGTTGCTGTCGGTGGTAACGCCCTGATCCAGGACGATCGACGGAATAGCATTCCCGATCAATACGATGCGGTGATTGAAAGCGTTGAACATATCACCGATATGGTCGAGGCCGGGTGGGATCTGGTATTGACCCACGGCAATGGCCCGCAGGTAGGGTTTATTTTACGCCGTTCCGAACTGGCGAGCGGTGAAGTTGCCCCCGTCCCACTGGATTACGCCGTGGGCGATACCCAGGGCGCAATCGGCTATATGTTCCAGAAAGCGCTGCATAACGCCCTGGCACGTCGCGGTATTCACAAACCCGTTATTGCTCTGGTGACGCAAACACGGGTCAGTGAGGAGGATGACGCCTTCGCAAACCCAACCAAACCTATCGGTGCATTCCTTGATGAAGCGACCGCCCGCGAACGTCAGCAGCAACTCGGCTGGACACTGATGGAAGATGCGGGCCGGGGCTGGCGACGCACCGTGCCTTCTCCCTCACCTCTGGAAATCATTGAACACAACACCATTGCCCAACTGGTGAAGCAGGGCTATATCGTCATCGCCTGCGGCGGTGGCGGGATCCCGGTCGTTCGCGATGCACAACAACAGCTGAAAGGCGTCGAGGCGGTGATTGATAAAGATCGCGCGTCTGCTCTGCTCGCCAGCCAACTGCAAGCCGATTTGCTGCTCATTCCCACCGGGGTAGAAAAAGTGGCGATCAACTTCGGCACGCCCCGGCAGCAATGGCTGGACACCCTTACCGTCGAACAAGCCCAGGCGCTCGTGCAAGAGGGGCAATTTGGGGTCGGTAGCATGCAACCGAAAGTCGAAGCAATTCTCGATTTTGTGAACACCAGCCAACAACAGGGTAAATACGCCAGCGGTCTGATCACCAGCCCGCAGGCCATTAAAGCCGCCCTTTCACACCAGAGCGGAACCTGGATCACCCCATAA
- a CDS encoding glutamyl-tRNA amidotransferase yields MTTTTLLAVNGTLMRGLELNKNMLKAGGVFVREDLTDAHYRLWSINDRHPGMIRVAQGGTQVALEIWALPLASFAELLMSEPAGLVIGKVKLADGSEVLGVLAENWLTEGQREITEQGSWRQYTGHFHTA; encoded by the coding sequence ATGACAACCACTACTCTGCTGGCTGTGAATGGCACCCTGATGCGCGGCCTGGAATTGAACAAAAACATGCTCAAGGCAGGCGGTGTATTCGTACGCGAAGACCTCACCGACGCGCACTATCGCCTGTGGAGCATTAACGACAGACACCCTGGGATGATCCGCGTCGCACAAGGCGGCACGCAGGTTGCGCTGGAGATTTGGGCGCTTCCGCTCGCCAGTTTTGCCGAATTACTGATGAGTGAACCTGCGGGGCTGGTCATCGGTAAAGTCAAACTCGCCGATGGCAGCGAAGTGCTGGGCGTGCTGGCGGAAAACTGGCTCACGGAGGGTCAACGCGAAATCACAGAACAGGGAAGCTGGCGACAGTACACCGGCCATTTCCACACGGCGTAA